The region CGCAACAAGTACTACTTTTGCGGTTACCTCCAACAGCAACCCTGATCTGAAGTGGGAGGTAAAGAAGACATTTGATGCCGGTTTCGACCTGTCGATGTTCAAGCAGCGTCTCAATGTAACCTTCGACTGGTACACTTCTGAAACATCAGATATGCTTTATACCTATACCGTGCCGGTACCTCCTTTCACTTACGACCGTCTGTTGGCCAATATGGGTACCATGACTAATATGGGATTTGAACTGGCTGTTCGAGGTGACATCATCAAGACAAAGGACTTCACCTTCAATTCCGGTCTGAATTTCTCTTATCAGAAGAACAAGCTGAAGAAGTTGAGCGGTACCTACAAGGGACAGCCTATGACAACGAGCGAGCATATCTCTGTTGCCACCGTAGGTGCGGCTGGTCTGGTACATAATAATGGCGTAACCTATCTCATTGAGGGACAGCCTGTAGGTGTGTTCTATCTGCCTCACTGCACAGGTATTGATGAGAATGGACAGTATATCATCGAAGACCTTGATGATAATGGTACCATTGATACGGGTGACAGTGGCGACCGCAAGGTTTGCGGACAGGCAATTCCTAAGTACTTCCTCGGCTGGGATATGAGCTTCAAGTACAAGAACTGGGATCTGACTATGCAGTTTAACGGTGCTTTCGGTCATAAGATTTACAATGCTACATCCATGACCTTGAACAATATGAGTAATTTCCCAACCTATAATATCCTGAGCGGTGCACAGCATCTCAATAACGGCAAGGGAATCCATGATGTTCAGATTTCTGATTACTGGCTGGAAAAGGGTGACTATATGAACTTCGAGTACGCTTCTCTGGGATATACCTTCACCAATGATATGCTCAAGTGGAAGTTCATCAACAACATTCACCTTGCATTGTCTGTCAACAATATCTGTACCCTCACAGGTTACAAGGGCTTGACTCCAATGATCAACTCTGCAACCATCAGTGGTGGCAATCTGGGTGTTGACGACAAGAACATCTATCCTCTGAGCCGTACTTATACTTTGTCGCTCTCAGTGAATTTCTAAATGTTTTCACATAGAATAGATAACAAGTTCTAATTAAGAATTACATTATTAATATATAAAGGATTACAGTTATGAAACAATATATTATAGGCTCAATGCTTCTTTCATCGATATTACTGGCTAGTTGCTCACTGGATGAGACTCCACGAAGCAAGTTTTCTGAGGAGGAGGCTTTCAGTACCCCTAAGCTGGTATATGTAAACACAGTGGCTAACGTATATTCTTCCATCGGAAATGGATTGTATGGAAGCGATGGTGGCTCGGTACACACCTTCCAGGAGTTCTCTTCTGATGCCAGTATGATTCCTGGTCGTCAGGGTGACTGGGTAGATGGTGGAACCTGGCAGAATATCTTCCTCCATAACTTTGAGTCGTCTGTAAGCAAGTATAACGATGTGTGGAACAACCTGTATCGTGTCATCGGTCTTGCCAATTCTTCTATCGACCGACTCAACAAGTACCTGGGTGAACATCCGGAGTATGCTGAATATGTATATGAATTGAGAGCCCTTCGTGCTGTCTATTATTACTATGTGATGGATCTCTTCGGACAGGTGCCATTGGTTGTTTCTTCTCAGGTGAGTGCTAACGAGGTGAATCAGTCCAACCGCTCTGATGTCTTCAAGTTTGTCACTTCTGAGTTGGCAGAATGTATTCCTCATCTTTCAGACAGTAAGAGCCAGAACGAGGGTGAATATTATGGCCGTATCACCAAGGCTGTGGCATATATGTGTATGGCTAAGTGTGCCATCAATGCACCGGTCTATACCATCGATGATACTACTCCAACTAGCTACAGTGCCTTTGTTGGAACAGACAAGAGCGGCAAGGCTACTGCCAGCGAGGAGCAGGGAAAGACGGTTTCGGAAATGGGCAAAAATATAAACATCACTTTGGATGGTGAAACTCGCAATGCGTGGGAAACAGTAGTCTATTGTGCTGATCAGATTGCAAGCTTGGGTTACCGCCTGCAGCCTAGCTATGCCGACAACTTCATCGTAGCCAACCAGAATTCCGTGGAGAATATCTGGACCCGCCCGAATGATTGCGTCAACTATAAGATAGAGGATTACAACATCGTCCGCACCCTGCATTACAACCATGGCGGTGCCATCGGTTACCAGGGCTGGAATGGAGCCTGCTCTTCCAAGCAGCAGATGCTGGTATATGGCTATGGAACGGCTAACCCTGACCCTCGTCTGAAACTCAACTTCTATACTGACAAGGATTATATGGAGGAGACAGGAAAGCCTGTAGAGGACGGTGCTACAGATAAGCCGCTGGAGTATATGCCATTGGCTGTAAAGGTGGATTTCACTGCTGCCGATGACCCTCATGCCATGAAGTGTTC is a window of Segatella copri DNA encoding:
- a CDS encoding RagB/SusD family nutrient uptake outer membrane protein, whose amino-acid sequence is MKQYIIGSMLLSSILLASCSLDETPRSKFSEEEAFSTPKLVYVNTVANVYSSIGNGLYGSDGGSVHTFQEFSSDASMIPGRQGDWVDGGTWQNIFLHNFESSVSKYNDVWNNLYRVIGLANSSIDRLNKYLGEHPEYAEYVYELRALRAVYYYYVMDLFGQVPLVVSSQVSANEVNQSNRSDVFKFVTSELAECIPHLSDSKSQNEGEYYGRITKAVAYMCMAKCAINAPVYTIDDTTPTSYSAFVGTDKSGKATASEEQGKTVSEMGKNINITLDGETRNAWETVVYCADQIASLGYRLQPSYADNFIVANQNSVENIWTRPNDCVNYKIEDYNIVRTLHYNHGGAIGYQGWNGACSSKQQMLVYGYGTANPDPRLKLNFYTDKDYMEETGKPVEDGATDKPLEYMPLAVKVDFTAADDPHAMKCSGARMKKYEFDKSTTQQYSFNNDLVIWRYADALLLKAEAEYRMGNKAEALTIVNEVRGRVAATPRTELTLNDILNERMLELAWEGVRRQDQIRFCTFTEPTADRFKGVTHNASAGDYNDDTQGYTMVYPIPYAVLNLNKKLGQNPGYTK